The following proteins are encoded in a genomic region of Hyla sarda isolate aHylSar1 chromosome 3, aHylSar1.hap1, whole genome shotgun sequence:
- the LOC130360595 gene encoding uncharacterized protein LOC130360595 has translation MEHEAVQPYNMPIPTPRRSPEKLTKKQREILESKERPITDDIIDASQRILQTQFAANGLQSCWGAIRGFLPAFGPSIQVHYDDDRCHAFTSCFRDGNIFIADSINRTLSHAGERQLKQIYSSVAHDPLKVVTFLDVERQPNNLDCGLYAIANAVELLIENGNPSCTYDNSKMRAHLALCIERGFFSPFPKEEILPSDMTRRPEDAEEPICTE, from the coding sequence ATGGAACATGAAGCTGTCCAACCATACAACATGCCTATACCTACACCAAGGCGATCTCCGGAGAAACTCACCAAAAAACAGAGAGAAATCCTGGAGAGTAAGGAAAGGCCGATAACTGATGACATCATAGACGCTTCCCAGAGGATCCTCCAAACACAATTTGCGGCAAATGGACTGCAATCCTGTTGGGGGGCAATACGAGGATTTCTACCAGCGTTTGGCCCTTCCATCCAAGTTCATTATGATGACGATCGTTGTCACGCATTCACATCCTGCTTCAGAGATGGTAACATCTTTATTGCTGACAGCATTAATAGAACACTTTCACATGCAGGGGAGAGGCAGCTAAAGCAGATTTACAGTTCTGTTGCTCATGATCCCCTAAAAGTGGTGACATTTCTGGATGTGGAACGGCAGCCAAACAACCTTGACTGTGGACTATATGCAATAGCCAATGCAGTTGAGCTTCTTATTGAAAATGGAAATCCATCATGTACATATGATAACAGCAAAATGAGAGCCCATCTAGCCCTCTGTATAGAGAGAGGGTTCTTCAGCCCCTTCCCCAAGGAAGAAATCCTTCCCAGCGACATGACCCGCAGGCCTGAGGATGCTGAAGAGCCCATCTGCACTGAGTAG